A window from Spirochaetota bacterium encodes these proteins:
- a CDS encoding lysophospholipid acyltransferase family protein — MKDNSQRRSIPKEKLFVVKNNKMKIDFAQKFTYIYFDWWFELLVLPCFLFCYVLATLSALYFGLTVSGRENLRILKKKGCVVISNHCHYFDTVFASYTFFPRHLYTSVAQRNFEVPIVRRILRLLRAFPIPNHSLGFKMIANSVGEALRRRHSILVLPEGDLCYMSQEIFKFKPGAFYMSYMHQAPILPMVYVLTKREKNGVEKKHRPRIRQVFGEPICPPPLRPDGAFPKEELDAMMEKAARWMEGTLAAYHKDEVAPSLSTNTVSDTAMPAQ, encoded by the coding sequence ATGAAAGACAACAGCCAGCGGCGCTCGATACCGAAAGAAAAGCTCTTCGTCGTAAAGAACAACAAGATGAAGATTGACTTTGCGCAGAAGTTCACCTACATCTATTTCGACTGGTGGTTCGAGCTTCTTGTACTGCCGTGTTTTCTATTTTGTTATGTGCTCGCGACACTGAGCGCTCTCTACTTCGGGCTCACGGTGAGCGGCAGGGAGAATCTGCGCATACTCAAGAAAAAAGGATGCGTAGTCATTTCCAATCACTGCCACTACTTCGATACGGTATTCGCGAGCTATACGTTCTTCCCGCGGCATCTCTATACCTCGGTAGCCCAGAGGAATTTCGAGGTTCCCATAGTCCGGCGGATACTGCGCCTCCTCAGGGCTTTTCCCATTCCGAACCATTCCCTCGGATTCAAGATGATAGCTAATTCGGTCGGCGAAGCGCTCAGGAGAAGGCATAGCATATTGGTTCTCCCCGAGGGGGATCTCTGCTATATGAGCCAGGAGATATTCAAATTCAAACCCGGTGCATTCTACATGTCATACATGCATCAGGCGCCGATACTGCCGATGGTCTATGTTCTCACGAAACGCGAGAAGAACGGTGTTGAGAAGAAGCATCGCCCGCGGATACGTCAGGTGTTCGGCGAACCGATATGCCCGCCGCCGCTCCGTCCCGACGGTGCTTTCCCCAAAGAAGAGCTCGATGCCATGATGGAAAAGGCTGCTCGATGGATGGAAGGTACGCTTGCGGCATATCACAAGGACGAAGTGGCTCCGTCCTTAAGCACCAATACCGTCAGCGATACTGCGATGCCTGCGCAGTGA
- a CDS encoding ABC transporter ATP-binding protein: MDLEKISRIFRSMARAAKLVFDASPALALLALVTNMVIGLVPLVTVYSTKLFIDHIMLLVNNPQGIRSLADLVPYLIVLSAAWFTGRWLDAANNLLTALIRSRVDIHCNFLIMRKCASFDMAFFENPEHFDILQNAQRGASSSAWSILQYLISIVRQTLTLTSFLFVLFRLHWAAVILVVVITLPQAFLGGYFARLRWKMQRDRTPDERLRWYYSHILTDRGIAKEIRTLGLAELFLGRYQESATRFWKQETELSIRERLVDSAFTLIEVAGSALVWAYIAMRVISHTLTIGDIVLFTSAVESCRGNARGIFTSGGNIYGQSLFLDNLYALLDITNEKIGGALRGPKGKPRWGTLIAPETLVKGVEFRNVSFRYPGSERMVFSNLNFRLLPGQSTALVGKNGAGKTSLVKLLARLYDPAEGVILLEGKDLRTYSIESVRKFFSVVFQDYVRYSLTLRENIALGDLSHADDSARIEHAASHAGIASLVGRLPKGYDTWLGRLFGTTGNSADLSGGEWQKIALARGYMRQSPALVLDEPTASLDVFAEAEIFKGLSHVSEGRMTVIVSHRFSTVRTVDNILVFDEGRIVEAGSHDRLMKKKGVYASMFTAQASQYR, encoded by the coding sequence ATGGATCTCGAAAAAATAAGCCGTATATTCCGTTCGATGGCGCGTGCGGCAAAACTCGTATTCGACGCGTCACCCGCCCTTGCACTTCTTGCGCTTGTCACGAACATGGTCATCGGTCTCGTGCCGCTCGTAACCGTCTATTCGACGAAGCTCTTCATCGATCATATCATGCTCCTCGTGAACAACCCGCAGGGGATACGCTCCCTTGCCGACCTTGTTCCCTATCTTATCGTGCTCTCCGCCGCCTGGTTCACCGGGCGATGGCTGGATGCGGCGAATAATCTTCTCACCGCGCTCATTCGTTCCCGCGTCGATATACACTGCAATTTCCTCATCATGCGCAAATGTGCCTCGTTCGATATGGCGTTCTTCGAGAACCCGGAGCATTTCGACATACTGCAGAACGCGCAGCGCGGCGCCTCATCGAGCGCATGGTCGATACTGCAGTACCTCATCAGCATTGTCCGGCAGACGCTCACGCTCACGTCATTCCTGTTCGTGCTGTTCAGGCTCCACTGGGCGGCCGTCATCCTCGTGGTGGTGATAACCCTTCCCCAGGCGTTCCTCGGCGGATATTTCGCGCGCCTGCGCTGGAAGATGCAGCGCGACCGTACGCCTGATGAACGTCTGCGCTGGTATTACTCCCATATACTTACCGACCGCGGTATTGCCAAAGAGATACGCACCCTCGGGCTTGCCGAGCTCTTTCTCGGCCGCTATCAGGAAAGCGCCACCCGCTTCTGGAAACAGGAGACCGAGCTCAGTATACGCGAACGCCTCGTCGATTCCGCGTTCACGCTCATCGAGGTCGCGGGCTCGGCACTCGTGTGGGCGTACATAGCCATGCGTGTCATATCGCATACGCTCACCATCGGTGATATCGTCCTCTTCACGAGCGCCGTGGAAAGCTGCCGCGGTAATGCGCGCGGTATATTCACTTCAGGCGGGAATATCTACGGGCAAAGTCTTTTCCTCGATAACCTCTATGCGCTCCTCGACATCACCAATGAAAAAATAGGCGGTGCGCTCCGCGGACCGAAGGGGAAGCCGCGATGGGGAACGCTCATCGCTCCTGAAACGCTCGTGAAGGGCGTTGAATTCCGCAACGTCTCGTTCCGTTATCCGGGAAGCGAACGTATGGTGTTCTCGAACCTCAACTTCCGTCTGCTCCCGGGGCAATCGACCGCACTTGTCGGGAAGAACGGCGCAGGAAAAACGTCGCTCGTGAAACTGCTTGCGCGGCTATACGACCCTGCCGAGGGCGTCATCCTTCTCGAAGGGAAAGACCTCCGTACCTACAGCATCGAAAGCGTTCGGAAATTCTTTTCCGTCGTATTCCAGGATTATGTCCGCTACAGCCTCACCCTGCGCGAGAACATCGCCCTCGGCGATCTATCGCACGCGGACGACAGCGCGCGTATCGAACATGCCGCATCGCATGCGGGCATCGCCTCGCTCGTAGGGCGCCTGCCGAAGGGATATGATACCTGGCTCGGGCGGCTCTTCGGCACAACGGGGAATTCGGCCGACCTTTCCGGCGGGGAATGGCAGAAGATAGCGCTCGCTCGCGGCTATATGCGCCAAAGCCCGGCACTTGTGCTCGATGAGCCGACCGCATCGCTCGATGTGTTCGCCGAGGCGGAGATCTTCAAGGGATTATCGCATGTCTCCGAGGGGAGGATGACCGTCATCGTGTCGCATCGCTTTTCCACCGTGCGCACCGTGGACAATATACTCGTCTTCGATGAGGGGCGCATCGTGGAAGCGGGGAGTCATGATCGTCTCATGAAGAAGAAAGGCGTGTATGCATCGATGTTCACTGCGCAGGCATCGCAGTATCGCTGA